Proteins co-encoded in one Thamnophis elegans isolate rThaEle1 chromosome 1, rThaEle1.pri, whole genome shotgun sequence genomic window:
- the LOC116507021 gene encoding vomeronasal type-2 receptor 26-like has protein sequence MKYQQFRALMFAVTEINKNLVLLPNITLGFHIYDNHQIEMRIYLTSLSLLSTRGQMVPEESHFLQLGLGFEFSQGEKSVYPSFFRVNPREFPQNVGIVQLLLYFQWNWVGLLVSKDDSGERFISSLMPMLKEKEICLAFTKRLKSDDLSNTMLRFLWLLKSSFKIEVIVLFGDYRIIATLQGALYSYEQWIKTSYGKVWVITSHCELSGMGSLDTLEYMKPFHGALHFRDHTGDVPEFSHFLLSLDPFNSQGDIFLLQWWERVFDCKFYKEGKTSNVEDKTCTGKENLQTLPAFIFETSMTGDSYNVYNAIYALAHALHAMYGSGMRPAMKRFGKRISNVQSWKESPRNLFRMPDAAHCDPCPEDQYPCKDKDHCIAKKLHFLSYQDTLGYILASLTLSLCVISLVVLMIFHKHHDTPIVKANNRDLSYILLVSLLFCFLCSFLFISRPGKFTCLLRQTAFSILFSLAVSSILAKTVIVILAFMATKPGNRTRKLLGKPLTNSIGFGCPLVQAVLCAIWLIISPPFPNLDFHSLIGEIILECNEGSASMFYAVLAYLGFLALVSFTVAFLARKLPDSFNEAKFITFSMLVFCSVWISFLPTYLSTKGKSIVAVEIFSILASGAGLLACIFFPKCYIILLRPNLNCRENIMRQKNL, from the exons ATGAAGTACCAGCAGTTCCGGGCCTTGATGTTTGCAGTCACAGAGATCAACAAGAATCTGGTTCTCctccccaacatcacccttggTTTCCACATCTATGACAATCACCAGATTGAGATGAGGATTTATTTAactagtctctccttgctctccACGCGAGGCCAAATGGTTCCAG AAGAATCTCACTTTCTCCAGCTCGGTCTTGGCTTTGAGTTCTCTCAGGGGGAGAAAtcagtttatccttccttcttccgggTTAATCCCAGGGAATTTCCTCAGAATGTGGGTatagtccagctgctcctgtatttccagtggaactgggttggacTCTTGGTCTCTAAAGATGACAGTGGAGAACGCTTTATCTCATCTCTGATGCCGatgctgaaggagaaggagatctgcctggccttcactaAAAGGTTGAAATCAGATGACCTTTCAAATACAATGCTCAGATTCCTTTGGCTTTTGAAATCTTCCTTTAAAATTGAAGTGATTGTCCTCTTTGGAGACTACAGAATAATTGCAACTTTGCAGGGTGCTCTGTATTCTTATGAACAATGGATAAAAACATCGTATGGCAAAGTCTGGGTAATAACATCCCACTGTGAACTTAGTGGGATGGGATCGCTAGACACCCTGGAATATATGAAGCCCTTCCACGGGGCTTTGCATTTTAGGGACCACACTGGGGATGTCCCAGAATTCAGCCACTTCCTCCTGTCTTTAGATCCTTTCAACTCACAGGGTGACATCTTTCTTCTGCAATGGTGGGAAAGGGTCTTTGACTGCAAGTTCTACAAAGAAGGCAAAACCTCGAATGTGGAAGACAAAACATGCACGGGAAAGGAGAATTTGCAGACTCTGCCAGCTTTCATATTTGAGACAAGCATGACAGGTGACAGTTACAATGTCTATAATGCCATTTATGCTCTGGCACATGCATTACATGCAATGTATGGATCAGGAATGAGACCAGCCATGAAGAGGTTTGGAAAGAGGATCTCAAATGTCCAATCATGGAAG GAGTCTCCACGTAACCTGTTTAGGATgccag atgcagccCACTGTGACCCTTGTCCAGAAGACCAATACCCCTGCAAAGACAAGGACCATTGCATTGCCAAGAAGCTCCACTTCCTTTCCTATCAAGATACTCTGGgatacattttagcttctttaacactttctctctgtgtgatcAGTTTGGTGGTTCTGATGATTTTCCATAAACATCATGACACaccaattgtcaaggccaacaaccgagatctcagctacatcctcctggtctcccttctgTTCTGctttctttgttcctttctcttcaTTAGTCGACCTGGGAAGTTCACTTGTCTTTTACGACAAACAGCCTTTTCCATTCtgttttcccttgcagtttcttCTATATTAGCAAAAACTGTCATAGTGATTCTAGCcttcatggctaccaagccaggaaacaggacaaggaaactcttaggaaaacctcTGACCAACTCCATAGGCTTTGGATGCCCCCTGGTGCAAGCAGTTCTTTGTGCCATTTGGCTGATAATATCTCCACCATTTCCGAACTTGGACTTCCACTCATTGATTGGAGAGATCATCTtagaatgtaatgaaggctcagcTTCAATGTTTTACGCTGTCCTCGCCTACCTGGGTTTCCTGGCCTTGGTCAGTTTTACTGTGgcctttctggctaggaaattACCAGatagtttcaatgaagccaagttcattactttcagcatgctggtcttttgcagtgtttggatctccttccttcccacctacctgagcaccaaagggaagtccatagtggctgtggagatcttctctatcttggcctctggggctggtctcttggcttgcatctttttccccaaatgctacattatcctaCTAAGACCCAATCTGAATTGTAGAGAGAATATAATGAGGCAAAAGAACCTATGA